Proteins from one Natrinema versiforme genomic window:
- a CDS encoding metal ABC transporter ATP-binding protein yields MSTQTPASTTSSGTSSSTEAVIELSGIDFGYTSTPVVEDISLRIDPGEYVAVVGPNGSGKSTLMKLMVGLLRPDEGVAKLFGEPSRQFDDGERIGYVAQHASASKEMPITVREVVKMGRFPHVGFGRLSSEDWDIVDRALDTVGMSAFANRRVTQLSGGQRQRAFIARALASEADLLVLDEPTVGVDMESVEAFYNLLDSLNSNGITVLLIEHDLGAVTEHAERVICLNREIYFDGPANEFVESNALARAFGTTANLLGGSR; encoded by the coding sequence ATGAGCACACAAACCCCTGCGAGTACCACGAGTTCTGGAACGTCAAGCAGCACTGAGGCGGTCATCGAACTATCCGGGATCGACTTCGGATACACGTCTACCCCGGTCGTCGAGGATATCTCGCTTCGGATCGACCCTGGCGAGTACGTTGCGGTCGTAGGTCCGAACGGGTCGGGGAAATCGACGCTGATGAAGTTGATGGTGGGGTTGCTTCGACCGGACGAGGGAGTCGCCAAACTATTCGGCGAACCCTCGCGTCAGTTCGACGATGGCGAGCGGATCGGCTACGTTGCCCAGCACGCCAGCGCCTCGAAAGAGATGCCCATCACCGTCCGAGAAGTCGTGAAGATGGGCCGGTTCCCACACGTCGGCTTCGGTCGCCTCTCCAGTGAGGACTGGGATATCGTAGACCGGGCGCTTGACACGGTCGGTATGTCGGCGTTTGCCAATCGTCGTGTGACACAGTTGTCGGGGGGGCAGCGCCAGCGAGCATTCATCGCCCGTGCACTCGCCAGCGAGGCCGACCTGCTCGTGCTCGACGAGCCGACTGTCGGTGTTGATATGGAATCGGTCGAGGCGTTCTACAATCTCTTGGATTCACTGAATAGCAACGGTATCACGGTCCTGCTCATCGAACACGACTTGGGCGCAGTCACCGAACACGCCGAACGCGTCATCTGTCTCAACCGCGAGATATACTTCGACGGACCAGCCAACGAGTTCGTCGAGAGTAACGCGCTAGCACGCGCATTTGGCACCACAGCGAACCTGCTGGGTGGTTCTCGATGA
- a CDS encoding metal ABC transporter substrate-binding protein translates to MDDTHQSKTKHSFSRRRAITAGAGLLATGLAGCMSNGDTTEYGPVAVASFFSFYDFARKVANGTPVEVRNLIPSGLHGHGWEPDASITKDIIEADAFIHVGSDFQPWADRAIQTLKDDNVDTQLINVREGIELVDLAASLDPEEEGVGEGRGKDPHFWLDPDRAKQSVDNITDGLVELAPDHESTFRENASTYKTDVLEQIEQDYQAIFDAAERDVVQLAAHNAFQYIGVKYDIQMRPLVVNLAASGDVKPSDITEAKRVIDENDIKYIGAAVFETRKPAQQLVTETAVDGYFPVTPYAGVREDWVKNNWGYEEIAYNINMPTFEVVLGNKQPEEAGPDGWADEWMSFE, encoded by the coding sequence ATGGACGACACGCACCAGTCGAAAACGAAGCACAGTTTCTCACGCAGAAGAGCCATTACTGCGGGTGCAGGACTGCTCGCTACTGGCCTCGCCGGATGTATGAGCAACGGAGATACGACTGAATATGGTCCTGTTGCCGTCGCGTCGTTCTTCAGCTTCTATGACTTCGCCCGAAAGGTCGCAAACGGAACTCCTGTCGAAGTGCGAAACCTGATTCCAAGCGGGCTTCATGGCCACGGCTGGGAACCGGATGCGAGTATCACCAAGGATATCATCGAAGCCGATGCGTTCATCCACGTTGGCTCAGACTTCCAACCTTGGGCCGACCGGGCAATCCAGACGCTCAAAGATGACAACGTCGACACTCAACTCATCAACGTCCGGGAGGGCATCGAACTGGTCGACCTCGCCGCCAGCCTCGACCCTGAGGAAGAAGGTGTCGGCGAGGGTCGAGGGAAGGACCCCCACTTCTGGCTCGATCCCGACCGCGCGAAGCAGTCCGTCGACAACATAACCGATGGGCTCGTCGAACTCGCACCGGACCACGAATCGACGTTCCGGGAGAACGCCTCGACCTACAAGACCGACGTCCTCGAACAGATCGAACAGGATTATCAGGCGATCTTCGACGCCGCCGAACGCGACGTCGTCCAACTCGCCGCTCACAACGCGTTCCAGTACATTGGCGTCAAGTACGACATCCAGATGCGCCCACTCGTCGTGAATCTTGCTGCCAGCGGCGATGTCAAGCCTTCCGACATCACGGAAGCCAAGCGCGTCATCGACGAGAATGATATCAAGTACATCGGTGCCGCGGTGTTCGAGACGCGCAAGCCTGCACAACAACTCGTCACCGAGACGGCGGTCGACGGGTACTTTCCCGTGACGCCGTACGCTGGCGTTCGGGAGGACTGGGTTAAGAACAACTGGGGGTACGAGGAAATCGCCTACAACATCAATATGCCCACGTTCGAGGTCGTGCTCGGCAACAAACAGCCCGAGGAAGCCGGGCCCGATGGCTGGGCCGATGAGTGGATGAGCTTCGAGTGA